In Bifidobacterium sp. ESL0745, one DNA window encodes the following:
- a CDS encoding glycosyltransferase family 1 protein, whose protein sequence is MKNAPIRVMQVMGHMAGGGVEATIMNHYHFIDKSKVQFDFVIDEDSTVVPRQEIQELGGNVFVVPPYKRLPQYLRSCEQLFAQQKPDIVHSNLNALSVFPLGAAKKAGVPVRIAHNHSIGVMQEGLRTVLKDILRPFSKVFPTHLAACTPATARWLFGEKAVDNHKVFFIKNAIDVDRYSYDLSIREEIRKSLNLKEGQLALGQVGRFCYPKNHLFALEVMKGVVKWHPDAQLFFVGDGELRSQIETKIQELQLGQNVHLLGQRNDVERLYQAFDALLFPSRYEGLPLTVVEAQAAGLPVIMSDVVSDEVDICPNLIHRLSLDNDIDTWIDTVDQVKTGNRQVADLDHFQKAGYEIRDSAQSLCEWYEEIAS, encoded by the coding sequence ATGAAGAATGCGCCAATTCGCGTTATGCAGGTTATGGGTCATATGGCCGGTGGTGGTGTGGAAGCGACCATTATGAACCATTATCATTTTATTGATAAATCAAAAGTTCAATTTGATTTTGTTATTGACGAAGATTCCACAGTCGTGCCGCGTCAAGAGATTCAGGAGCTAGGCGGAAATGTTTTCGTCGTTCCTCCGTACAAGCGTTTACCTCAATATTTGCGATCTTGCGAACAGCTATTTGCCCAACAAAAGCCGGATATTGTGCATTCCAACCTCAATGCACTCAGTGTATTTCCTCTTGGGGCAGCAAAAAAGGCAGGAGTTCCTGTGCGTATTGCTCATAATCACAGTATTGGAGTCATGCAAGAAGGGCTGCGTACAGTGTTGAAAGATATTCTTCGTCCTTTTTCGAAGGTCTTTCCAACACATTTGGCGGCTTGCACGCCAGCTACTGCTCGGTGGCTTTTTGGGGAAAAAGCCGTGGACAACCATAAAGTATTTTTTATCAAGAATGCCATTGACGTGGACAGATATTCATATGATTTATCGATTAGAGAAGAAATACGTAAGTCGTTGAATCTGAAGGAAGGTCAGCTTGCCTTGGGGCAAGTGGGCAGATTTTGTTATCCCAAAAACCATCTTTTTGCGCTTGAGGTCATGAAAGGTGTAGTGAAGTGGCATCCTGATGCGCAGCTGTTTTTTGTGGGTGATGGAGAATTACGGTCTCAAATTGAAACCAAGATACAAGAACTACAACTTGGACAGAATGTGCATCTGTTGGGGCAACGCAATGATGTTGAACGTTTGTATCAGGCGTTTGATGCGCTACTGTTTCCTTCTAGATATGAAGGTTTACCTTTGACTGTTGTCGAAGCACAGGCTGCTGGATTGCCGGTTATCATGTCTGATGTAGTCAGTGATGAGGTGGATATTTGCCCGAATTTGATTCATAGACTTTCTCTTGATAATGATATTGATACTTGGATTGATACTGTTGATCAGGTAAAAACGGGGAATCGCCAAGTTGCTGATTTGGACCATTTCCAAAAAGCGGGTTATGAAATTCGAGACAGCGCCCAGTCACTTTGTGAATGGTATGAAGAAATTGCATCATAG
- a CDS encoding nucleotide sugar dehydrogenase: MKIAVAGTGYVGLSVALLLAQHNEVTAVDIIPRKVELLNHGVSPIVDNEISDFLTKNDSGERPLNFVATLDTNQAYSDAEYVVIATPTNYDPQKNYFDTSSVEDAIRAVRKVNNTAWIVVKSTVPVGYTDGIRESFGDNHIIFSPEFLRESTALYDNLHPTRIVVGAPRDDKQAVGAAEKFADLLDEGAAPEEHSRINHDGSKGIQKLVVGCTEAEAIKLFANTYLALRVAYFNELDTYAEVRGLDTSAIIKGVGMDPRIGSHYNDPSFGYGGYCLPKDSKQLLANFDKVPQNLIAAIVESNRTRKDFIAEEAIKLVEGIAKPVIGVYRLTMKRGSDNYRQSSIQGVMKRIKAKGITVLVYEPTLDAPDFFGSEVTHDLDDFKKRCDLIVANRWNDDLKDVNDKVYTRDLERNQ, from the coding sequence ATGAAAATCGCAGTAGCCGGAACTGGATATGTTGGGTTGTCGGTTGCATTGTTGCTAGCTCAGCACAATGAAGTGACAGCAGTCGATATCATTCCTAGAAAAGTTGAACTACTTAACCATGGTGTAAGCCCAATCGTCGATAATGAGATTAGCGATTTCCTTACAAAGAACGATTCCGGAGAACGGCCTTTGAATTTTGTGGCCACTCTTGATACCAATCAGGCATATTCCGATGCCGAATACGTTGTGATTGCAACACCAACTAATTATGATCCACAGAAAAATTATTTTGATACCTCAAGTGTTGAGGACGCTATCCGTGCTGTGCGTAAGGTCAATAACACTGCTTGGATCGTTGTCAAATCTACCGTCCCCGTGGGATATACAGATGGGATAAGGGAGAGTTTTGGTGATAATCACATTATCTTCTCTCCAGAATTTCTTCGTGAGAGTACGGCACTCTACGATAATCTGCATCCCACACGAATTGTTGTCGGTGCTCCCCGGGACGATAAACAGGCTGTTGGTGCCGCTGAAAAATTCGCCGATCTGCTTGATGAGGGAGCTGCACCCGAAGAGCACTCCCGCATCAATCATGATGGTTCCAAGGGCATTCAGAAGCTTGTAGTTGGGTGTACCGAGGCAGAAGCAATCAAGTTGTTTGCGAATACCTATCTCGCCTTGCGGGTGGCCTATTTCAATGAGCTTGACACTTATGCCGAGGTTCGTGGGCTGGACACGTCCGCCATCATCAAGGGGGTGGGCATGGATCCCAGAATCGGATCGCATTATAATGACCCCAGTTTTGGTTATGGTGGTTACTGCTTGCCGAAAGACAGTAAACAGTTGCTCGCTAATTTTGATAAGGTTCCGCAGAATCTCATTGCGGCTATTGTCGAATCCAACCGTACGCGTAAAGATTTTATCGCTGAAGAGGCAATCAAGCTTGTGGAAGGCATCGCTAAGCCGGTTATCGGCGTTTATCGCCTTACCATGAAACGCGGATCTGATAATTATCGTCAGTCTTCAATTCAGGGTGTCATGAAGCGAATCAAGGCAAAGGGTATTACTGTGCTTGTTTATGAGCCCACGCTTGATGCACCCGATTTCTTTGGTAGTGAGGTTACCCATGATCTTGATGACTTTAAAAAACGGTGTGATCTTATTGTCGCCAATCGTTGGAACGATGACCTTAAAGACGTTAATGATAAGGTTTATACCCGTGATCTTGAAAGGAATCAGTGA
- a CDS encoding glycosyltransferase family 1 protein produces the protein MQSSLALEGSKLSNPERVLVLITKMDRGGAETMSMNYYRHFDRTKVQYDFMVNRQEPGDYEDEIKHLGGRIFRMCPMYPQYFSRYKHEFKEFLEAHPEYRIIHSNLEERSYFPLKVASKMHVPVRIAHAHNEYPGFDLKTPMRYYFKKRLPPYMTQGFSCSQSAGNWLYGKKLMQSGKISTIKNAIDLQQYQYSDTRRKSMRAMLSIPDDEFVIGNVGRFAVQKNQTFLLDVFSEIHKHHPNTSLLLVGDGDLHKELETKVKKLGLSNAVRFTGIVSDSWDFLQAMDVFVMPSLHEGLPLALVEAQASGLPCVVSDVVSSESDVTGRIEFVPLSSPLDEWSKTIMRFAVKTDEEARGLVNLSDTGFDINVEAPKLQKYYLDSVSRA, from the coding sequence ATGCAAAGTTCATTGGCGCTGGAGGGAAGTAAATTGAGTAATCCTGAACGTGTGTTGGTGCTAATCACCAAGATGGACCGCGGTGGCGCTGAGACTATGTCTATGAATTATTATCGTCATTTTGACCGGACGAAAGTGCAATATGATTTCATGGTTAATCGGCAGGAGCCCGGGGATTACGAAGACGAGATTAAGCATTTGGGCGGTAGGATTTTTCGTATGTGTCCTATGTATCCACAGTATTTTTCTCGCTACAAACATGAATTCAAAGAGTTTTTGGAAGCACATCCTGAATATCGTATCATTCATTCCAACCTTGAAGAGCGAAGTTATTTCCCGCTAAAAGTTGCATCAAAAATGCATGTACCGGTAAGGATTGCACATGCACATAATGAATATCCGGGATTTGATCTAAAAACTCCAATGCGTTATTACTTTAAAAAGCGTCTTCCACCCTATATGACCCAAGGTTTTTCATGTTCGCAAAGTGCCGGAAATTGGTTATACGGTAAAAAACTGATGCAAAGCGGCAAAATAAGTACAATCAAAAACGCGATTGATCTTCAACAATATCAGTACTCTGACACTAGAAGAAAAAGTATGAGAGCCATGCTTTCAATTCCGGATGACGAATTCGTGATAGGTAATGTTGGACGATTTGCCGTCCAAAAAAATCAAACTTTTCTCTTGGACGTTTTTTCAGAAATCCATAAGCATCATCCAAATACTTCTCTTCTTTTAGTCGGAGACGGTGATTTGCATAAGGAGCTTGAAACAAAGGTAAAGAAACTGGGGCTTAGCAATGCGGTCAGGTTCACAGGAATCGTTTCCGATTCGTGGGATTTTCTCCAGGCAATGGACGTTTTTGTTATGCCTTCATTGCATGAGGGTCTTCCATTGGCACTGGTAGAAGCGCAGGCTAGTGGCTTGCCGTGTGTGGTTTCTGATGTTGTTTCATCGGAATCTGATGTGACGGGGAGGATTGAGTTTGTTCCGTTATCAAGCCCTCTTGATGAGTGGTCAAAAACGATTATGCGATTCGCTGTCAAGACTGATGAGGAAGCCAGAGGACTGGTAAATCTGAGTGATACTGGTTTTGATATAAATGTTGAGGCTCCAAAGTTGCAAAAGTACTACTTGGATTCTGTCAGCAGGGCATAA
- a CDS encoding MATE family efflux transporter, translating into MKDKHMLAINMVASLIQFAINLGIGFCLTPFIVNKLGAEAYGYVGLANNVINYASLLTVALDSVAGRFITVAYHQGDKKRADRYFSSTLAADCLIAVILILVALPLIADLDKIINISPHLINDVKLLFLFIFIQFVITSVSTVLTVATFITNKLYLSSIANALFSIVRVLVMLICFGFFPPFVAYVSFAAVLGTIVSVILNYFYTQKLTPELKFHKTMVSWKTVKEMLASGIWNVIIKLQQVISFGLKLLVANLAISPYKMGMMSIAQTVPNMILTLFGSVSSLFYPNQTQYYAQGKKKELIAELRLGMKTCGFFAVPIIVTSLIVGKDFFVLWQPHQDTRMLYSLMLITLSGFLVSGAASTLQNVPLIVNRLKLYSIVWLLFSLLSLPVTLLLLKITNLDIYAVALVPTVIEIIANIFFVPMYAARELEVNVLTFYSIYFQYVIALLVSVFVVYSFKFFFRISVTNWISLILACIFYACVALAITLLMLLNKSERLRLFKKISMKIRSNNVR; encoded by the coding sequence ATGAAGGATAAACATATGTTGGCAATCAATATGGTTGCTAGCTTGATTCAATTCGCAATCAACTTGGGTATCGGTTTCTGCCTGACACCCTTCATCGTTAATAAGCTAGGGGCTGAGGCATATGGCTATGTTGGTCTTGCCAATAATGTTATTAACTATGCTTCGTTGCTGACGGTGGCTTTAGATTCAGTTGCAGGGCGATTCATAACCGTGGCTTATCATCAAGGGGACAAGAAAAGAGCCGATCGCTATTTTTCCTCTACTCTGGCAGCGGATTGTCTTATTGCAGTAATCCTTATTTTAGTGGCGTTGCCTTTGATCGCTGATCTAGATAAAATCATCAACATTTCACCGCATTTAATTAATGATGTAAAGCTTCTTTTTCTTTTTATTTTTATTCAATTTGTAATAACGAGTGTATCAACCGTACTAACAGTTGCGACTTTTATTACCAATAAATTGTATCTGTCCAGTATAGCTAACGCATTATTCAGCATCGTCAGAGTGCTAGTCATGCTTATTTGTTTTGGTTTTTTCCCACCATTTGTAGCATACGTAAGCTTTGCGGCTGTTCTTGGCACTATAGTATCGGTAATTTTAAACTATTTTTATACCCAGAAACTTACGCCTGAATTAAAGTTCCATAAAACAATGGTTTCTTGGAAAACCGTTAAAGAGATGTTGGCATCAGGAATTTGGAATGTAATAATTAAGCTTCAGCAAGTGATTTCCTTTGGACTAAAGCTTTTGGTTGCGAATTTGGCAATAAGCCCATACAAGATGGGAATGATGTCGATTGCGCAAACTGTACCGAATATGATATTGACGTTATTCGGTAGCGTGTCGAGTCTTTTTTATCCAAATCAGACGCAATACTATGCACAAGGCAAGAAAAAAGAATTGATTGCAGAACTAAGGCTGGGGATGAAGACGTGCGGTTTTTTTGCTGTACCAATTATTGTTACATCCCTTATAGTTGGTAAAGATTTTTTTGTTTTGTGGCAGCCTCATCAAGATACAAGAATGCTTTATTCATTAATGCTTATTACTTTATCTGGCTTTTTGGTTTCGGGCGCAGCTTCTACTTTGCAAAATGTTCCTTTGATTGTTAATCGATTAAAGCTTTACTCTATTGTATGGTTATTATTCAGTCTACTTTCATTACCGGTAACTCTTCTTCTATTAAAAATAACTAATCTAGATATCTATGCTGTTGCACTTGTCCCAACAGTTATAGAAATAATTGCAAATATTTTTTTCGTTCCTATGTATGCAGCACGTGAACTTGAAGTCAATGTCTTAACTTTTTATTCGATTTATTTTCAATATGTCATTGCTTTGTTAGTTTCGGTATTTGTAGTTTATAGTTTCAAATTCTTTTTCAGAATATCTGTCACCAACTGGATTTCATTAATATTGGCCTGTATTTTTTATGCCTGTGTTGCTTTAGCTATTACATTATTAATGCTCTTAAACAAGTCTGAAAGACTAAGACTTTTTAAAAAGATTTCGATGAAAATACGAAGTAATAATGTCCGGTAA
- a CDS encoding glycosyltransferase family 2 protein, with the protein MFLVCSSTMCCSDGRSDNELITSPKLSIVLPTYNVEKYIARCIRSILNLSFSDYEVIFVNDGSTDKTSKVFESQRPDSRFRMITTKNQGSGPARNCGLRAAAGEYVYFMDPDDELIGDPFIRSLSLMDQKKLDLLFFGYIQKDMNDGSETSCTMPEEMFSADSEEFRTRLLKSVCNNMSANSVWNKIIRKSYLTENGLLFPKMRAGQDAVFSWELYRNMKRSAAIKDIGYRYSLNRPGSVRSSYRADRFFNDMKAVNAVKQDISAWGLNELYKNLYVRFGVYVVREEIRNQMQGNCINSKVILKSGLYKSLENVSLNNLSWKNRIKLLLVKLSAHGFYKPITLLLK; encoded by the coding sequence ATGTTTCTTGTCTGTAGCTCTACGATGTGTTGCTCAGACGGCAGGAGTGACAACGAATTGATAACGAGTCCCAAGCTAAGTATAGTTCTTCCGACTTATAATGTTGAAAAATATATCGCACGTTGTATTCGTTCCATTTTGAATTTGTCTTTTAGCGATTATGAAGTTATTTTCGTCAATGATGGCTCGACGGATAAGACGAGTAAGGTCTTTGAGAGTCAGCGACCTGATTCTCGTTTTCGAATGATTACTACGAAGAATCAAGGATCCGGGCCGGCAAGGAATTGCGGGTTGCGAGCTGCTGCCGGTGAATATGTTTATTTCATGGATCCTGATGATGAACTTATTGGAGATCCATTTATAAGAAGTTTGTCACTTATGGACCAAAAAAAATTAGATTTACTCTTTTTCGGATACATTCAAAAAGATATGAACGATGGGTCAGAAACTTCTTGTACTATGCCTGAGGAAATGTTCTCAGCAGATTCTGAAGAGTTCCGTACCAGACTTTTGAAATCAGTTTGTAACAATATGAGCGCAAATTCTGTTTGGAATAAGATAATTAGAAAAAGCTATCTGACAGAGAATGGGCTTCTTTTCCCCAAAATGCGGGCAGGGCAGGATGCAGTTTTCAGTTGGGAATTATACCGTAATATGAAACGTTCTGCAGCAATTAAGGATATAGGTTATCGCTATTCCTTGAATAGGCCAGGTTCTGTGAGGTCAAGTTATAGGGCTGATAGATTCTTTAATGATATGAAAGCGGTAAACGCTGTCAAACAAGATATTTCTGCATGGGGTTTGAATGAGTTGTATAAAAATTTATATGTTCGCTTCGGTGTATACGTAGTTAGAGAAGAAATAAGGAATCAAATGCAAGGAAACTGCATTAATTCAAAGGTAATCTTGAAGAGTGGTTTGTATAAATCCCTGGAAAACGTATCTTTGAATAATCTTTCATGGAAGAATCGCATAAAGTTACTCTTAGTGAAGCTTAGTGCTCATGGATTTTATAAACCGATTACTTTGCTTTTGAAGTAG
- a CDS encoding flippase, producing the protein MKTKREPRIRSVKFNVLMNMIVVTSSFLFPLITVPYVSRVLSPKGMGAVSWAQSILNYFSIVALLGIPSYGIRECAKVRNDNEKLSQTVQELLTILLISTSVVYAAFLAAVFFIPRMRQDAPTMFIFSIGIWLSACGVEWFYQAIEQYAYITVRNVAMKLVSLILMFLLIHSVSDYRIYAIILVIGSYGSNIINVLRLHKFVTFKKRKLNLRRHFKPMVSFAISKISSGLYAQMDIVLVGFMCTNTAVGLYQLVVKIKNLSVVAVNSVSDVMLPRLSYYKSNADETKLADLMAKNLNFLMILGLFLLSIISVCSKPLILVIAGSQYVEATKALIVVSPVILFSALNSLLSQFLIVQGREKVYAIINFLGLVSSIITGLLLIPRFNIIGAALSITLSESITLIIRIIATRRLLLNLNGKFDFLKIIGAFALSLAALFIIRPIVQQQLNIVQIVIYTLVYLCIDLFSLLLMKENFITTTLKR; encoded by the coding sequence TTGAAAACAAAAAGGGAACCACGCATTCGATCGGTGAAGTTTAATGTTTTAATGAACATGATTGTAGTAACCTCTTCTTTTCTGTTTCCGTTAATTACGGTTCCATATGTTTCTCGAGTTCTCTCCCCGAAGGGAATGGGTGCAGTTAGCTGGGCTCAAAGCATACTAAATTATTTTTCAATTGTTGCACTTTTAGGCATACCATCGTATGGAATTCGAGAATGCGCAAAGGTTCGAAATGATAATGAAAAATTAAGCCAAACCGTTCAAGAATTACTGACTATCCTACTGATCTCCACTTCAGTAGTATATGCTGCTTTTCTTGCTGCTGTTTTCTTTATTCCTCGCATGAGACAAGATGCTCCAACGATGTTTATCTTCAGCATAGGTATATGGCTCTCTGCTTGTGGAGTTGAGTGGTTCTATCAAGCCATAGAACAATATGCGTATATCACCGTAAGAAACGTAGCCATGAAGTTAGTCAGCTTAATACTGATGTTTCTACTCATCCACTCTGTCTCTGATTATCGCATTTATGCAATCATTCTCGTTATCGGTTCCTATGGATCGAACATCATTAATGTTTTGAGACTCCATAAATTTGTTACTTTCAAGAAAAGAAAACTGAATTTACGCAGGCACTTTAAACCAATGGTCTCATTTGCCATTTCGAAAATTTCTTCTGGCCTATATGCGCAAATGGATATTGTACTCGTTGGCTTCATGTGCACCAACACCGCTGTCGGACTCTACCAGCTTGTAGTAAAAATCAAAAACCTATCTGTTGTCGCTGTAAACTCGGTAAGTGATGTAATGTTACCGAGGCTTTCATATTACAAGTCAAACGCAGACGAAACAAAACTAGCAGACTTAATGGCCAAAAATCTAAATTTTCTGATGATTTTAGGACTGTTTTTGCTATCAATCATTTCTGTATGTTCTAAACCACTGATACTGGTAATCGCAGGATCCCAGTATGTAGAAGCGACGAAAGCTTTAATAGTGGTTTCACCAGTAATCCTTTTTTCCGCATTGAACTCTTTACTGTCACAATTCCTTATTGTTCAAGGACGAGAAAAAGTATATGCCATCATCAATTTTTTGGGTCTTGTGTCCAGCATCATCACTGGCCTGCTTTTAATTCCCCGTTTTAATATCATCGGCGCAGCTTTAAGTATAACTCTATCTGAATCTATTACCTTAATTATCAGAATCATAGCGACTCGCCGACTTCTGCTCAATTTAAATGGAAAATTTGACTTTCTAAAAATTATCGGCGCCTTTGCTTTGTCTCTTGCCGCACTATTTATCATTCGTCCCATTGTGCAACAGCAACTCAATATTGTTCAAATTGTAATATATACACTAGTATATTTATGTATTGATTTATTCAGCCTGTTGCTTATGAAAGAGAACTTTATTACCACTACTTTAAAGCGATAA
- a CDS encoding DUF4012 domain-containing protein, which produces MREPRGRHLAATRPMRRHHVWRWVLLVIFVLLLAIVCIGGYFGKTMYDQAKEVKTHEQNAVTMLSGFSGTNDLNSLDQVSQQLPAIQSETQQAKEISHGKLWNMAAKAPYIGNDIKTFQGMTSSVDGIVRDSVPQFLNVVTQLKSAKLSDGNGQINLQPIIQAQNGMKTANVAMQTQVGNFHQLPAQRAKLSVIRTTYKSSDDKLSNLAKKVDDLAKTFQILPDFLGANQTHNYAVMSMTTSEARSAGGLIGSVGLMTTSNGKISIGQFRPNADYLPYGSARVTSSESAMFHSWGPLPMSFDIRDLAVFPDTSRTAEAMQSIWSRTSWGKKQPIDGVVTMDPVFLQALIKLNGNVKLANGQVLTGDNTAEFLLNTIYKTYSPAQQDLVFGEVATQSVNSMFSGLNLNKMAQLGGLLGEMAKGRHFSIYSFDQNLEQNYMTSGYTAQTPNSEENPQVGVYVTEQNSSKMDWYVKRTSKITRTSTNSTGARTYHVNYTMTNTVTNQELSAVPRYISGENYYIVPSGSGTEKTLIYAPAGGSISNVSVSGKSESPKKMTLDGKNVYAAIATVMPGASVTFSFDVTTSPKTVNDLSVDQTPMGWEDPGVTRANY; this is translated from the coding sequence ATGCGTGAACCACGAGGCAGGCATTTGGCAGCTACCAGGCCTATGCGTCGGCATCATGTCTGGCGCTGGGTGCTGTTGGTGATATTCGTTCTGCTGCTTGCCATAGTGTGCATCGGCGGGTATTTCGGCAAGACCATGTATGACCAGGCCAAAGAGGTCAAGACGCATGAACAGAATGCGGTGACCATGCTCAGCGGGTTCTCAGGCACGAATGACCTCAATTCGCTTGACCAGGTTTCGCAGCAGCTGCCCGCGATTCAGAGTGAGACGCAGCAGGCTAAGGAAATTTCGCATGGCAAACTGTGGAACATGGCTGCGAAAGCGCCCTATATTGGTAATGACATCAAGACATTTCAAGGAATGACCTCTTCAGTGGATGGCATCGTGCGCGATTCGGTGCCGCAGTTCCTCAACGTGGTCACCCAGTTGAAGTCGGCAAAGTTGAGTGATGGCAACGGGCAGATCAACCTTCAGCCGATCATTCAGGCCCAGAACGGTATGAAAACTGCTAACGTGGCCATGCAGACTCAAGTAGGGAATTTCCATCAGCTGCCGGCACAGAGGGCCAAGTTAAGTGTCATACGCACCACGTATAAGTCTTCCGACGACAAACTCAGCAATTTGGCAAAAAAGGTCGATGACCTCGCCAAAACCTTCCAGATACTACCTGATTTCCTAGGTGCCAACCAGACTCATAATTACGCGGTAATGTCGATGACTACTTCCGAGGCACGCTCAGCAGGCGGACTCATCGGCTCGGTCGGGTTGATGACCACGAGTAACGGGAAAATCTCGATTGGGCAATTCAGGCCGAATGCAGATTATCTACCTTATGGAAGCGCTCGCGTCACCAGCAGCGAAAGTGCGATGTTCCATTCCTGGGGTCCGTTGCCAATGTCTTTTGATATTCGTGATTTGGCGGTGTTCCCTGACACATCCCGAACCGCGGAAGCGATGCAGTCCATCTGGAGCCGTACTTCTTGGGGTAAAAAGCAGCCCATAGATGGTGTGGTAACCATGGATCCGGTGTTTCTTCAGGCGCTTATCAAGCTCAATGGAAACGTCAAGCTGGCAAACGGGCAAGTACTCACTGGGGACAATACTGCTGAGTTCCTGCTTAATACTATATATAAGACGTATTCGCCGGCTCAGCAGGATTTGGTCTTTGGCGAGGTCGCTACGCAATCGGTCAATAGCATGTTTTCGGGATTGAATCTCAATAAAATGGCACAACTTGGCGGGCTATTAGGGGAGATGGCCAAAGGTCGCCACTTCTCCATCTACTCGTTCGATCAGAACCTTGAACAGAACTATATGACCAGCGGCTATACTGCACAGACTCCTAACAGCGAAGAAAATCCGCAGGTCGGCGTGTACGTTACTGAACAGAATTCTTCAAAGATGGACTGGTATGTAAAGCGGACATCAAAAATCACAAGAACTAGTACCAACTCAACTGGCGCTCGAACTTACCATGTGAACTACACTATGACCAATACCGTCACGAATCAGGAACTTAGTGCAGTTCCCCGTTATATCAGTGGAGAGAACTATTACATTGTACCTTCTGGAAGTGGAACTGAGAAAACATTGATTTATGCGCCTGCTGGAGGAAGCATATCCAATGTTTCAGTCAGTGGCAAGTCAGAATCTCCCAAGAAAATGACTCTTGATGGTAAAAATGTCTACGCTGCTATAGCTACAGTGATGCCGGGAGCCTCCGTAACCTTTTCCTTCGATGTAACGACTTCCCCCAAGACGGTCAATGATCTTAGTGTTGATCAGACTCCGATGGGATGGGAAGACCCTGGTGTGACTCGAGCGAACTATTAA